GCGGTTGGTTAGCTGGCGTTCACGTCGATGCAGGCGTAGAACGCGTTGGAGGTGTCACCGATGTTCCAGATGGCGAGCACGGTCTGGCGGCCGGAGGCGCCCAGGTTCACCGTGTGCGACACGGTGGCCGGGGGCTGCTGGTTGCCGCCGTCGAAGAAGCCGACCCGCCGGCCGGCGACGTAGTACTCGTAGTTCGCGGTGCGGTGGCGCGCGGTGAAGGTCCAGTTGAACGTGACGGACCGGCCGGTGCTCGCGACCTGCCAGCCCTTGTTGTTGTCGTTCAACTCGGCGAACCGGGCGACGCCGCCGTTGCAGCTGCGCAACCCCTTCGGGCCTTCGACGCTCTGCGGCTCGTACTTGATGTCGCCGCACGGCAC
This genomic window from Saccharothrix sp. HUAS TT1 contains:
- a CDS encoding lytic polysaccharide monooxygenase auxiliary activity family 9 protein — encoded protein: MSLRRRIAAVAAGVLVAPLVSVALPSAPAFAHGYVSSPASRQAQCARGLVPCGDIKYEPQSVEGPKGLRSCNGGVARFAELNDNNKGWQVASTGRSVTFNWTFTARHRTANYEYYVAGRRVGFFDGGNQQPPATVSHTVNLGASGRQTVLAIWNIGDTSNAFYACIDVNAS